One window of Arthrobacter oryzae genomic DNA carries:
- a CDS encoding DUF3100 domain-containing protein — protein sequence MPNEAKTTGSTVSALVDAPPSRSFHARPAQWIAMIALSTAICAVAIMIGTHKFHLGPAAIVLMPILWTVLIGGFLGVQKWKPIGGRARAVSTHLMDVSIVFFLAGLGTQIGPSLTKFTNIGPAILLQEVGHVVGTVILALPVAVALGLGRTAIGATWSIDRESYLAFAIQRFGVRSPEYRGVFAVWVLGSVFGAVFISLLAGLLGGLDFFDPRALALGLGLGSASMMLGGVGALSILYPEMAGEIMALAALSNLVTNIVGFYAGVFIALPMCQKLYRMWSRIFGRDDLGRRVRRGALVHAAEGTKPGGADAARLDRAGIEAEGASDTVDVYGIEEDPTVVRTPRTWLIAFAATGAAGFLLNALGTGSAQPGDVTGVLILLALTAVALVLAKLVPAVPSSIWVLALATIASATFLPIGPFIASATQHINVLFAGLPMIALIGMSLGRDVKALRSLSWKIVIVALMTFTASFLAAAIIAQVAFQF from the coding sequence ATGCCCAATGAAGCGAAGACCACAGGCAGTACCGTGTCCGCCCTCGTGGATGCGCCACCCTCACGTTCTTTCCATGCCCGTCCTGCCCAGTGGATCGCGATGATCGCCCTCTCCACCGCCATCTGCGCCGTTGCCATCATGATCGGAACCCACAAGTTCCACCTCGGCCCGGCCGCCATCGTCCTGATGCCCATCCTGTGGACCGTGCTCATCGGCGGATTCCTCGGCGTCCAGAAATGGAAACCCATCGGAGGGCGTGCCCGGGCGGTGTCCACGCACCTGATGGACGTCTCCATTGTTTTCTTCCTGGCAGGCCTTGGCACGCAGATCGGCCCGTCGCTGACGAAGTTCACCAACATCGGCCCCGCCATCCTCCTGCAGGAGGTGGGCCACGTGGTGGGCACAGTAATCCTCGCCCTCCCGGTGGCAGTAGCGCTCGGCCTGGGCCGCACGGCCATTGGTGCCACCTGGTCGATCGACCGTGAGTCCTACCTTGCCTTCGCCATCCAGCGCTTCGGTGTCCGCTCCCCCGAGTACCGCGGCGTGTTTGCCGTGTGGGTGCTGGGCAGCGTTTTCGGAGCCGTGTTCATTTCCCTCCTGGCCGGCCTCCTGGGCGGACTGGACTTCTTTGATCCCCGCGCCCTCGCTTTGGGCCTGGGACTCGGGTCCGCCTCTATGATGCTCGGCGGCGTGGGCGCCCTGTCCATCCTGTACCCGGAGATGGCAGGCGAAATCATGGCCCTCGCAGCCCTCTCCAACCTGGTCACCAACATCGTCGGCTTCTACGCCGGAGTCTTTATCGCGCTGCCCATGTGCCAGAAGCTCTACAGGATGTGGTCCCGCATCTTCGGACGGGACGACCTCGGCCGCCGTGTCCGCCGCGGCGCCCTCGTCCACGCTGCGGAGGGAACCAAGCCGGGCGGCGCAGATGCGGCGCGCCTGGACCGGGCCGGGATCGAAGCTGAGGGGGCATCCGACACGGTGGACGTCTACGGCATCGAAGAGGACCCCACTGTTGTCCGCACCCCCCGGACGTGGCTCATCGCTTTCGCCGCCACCGGAGCGGCCGGCTTCCTGCTGAATGCCCTCGGAACCGGGTCAGCGCAACCGGGGGACGTTACGGGGGTGCTCATCCTGCTGGCCCTTACCGCCGTCGCGCTGGTGCTTGCGAAGCTCGTGCCGGCGGTTCCGTCCAGCATCTGGGTCCTGGCCCTGGCCACCATTGCGTCCGCGACGTTCCTGCCCATCGGCCCCTTCATCGCCTCCGCCACGCAGCACATCAACGTCCTCTTCGCGGGCCTGCCCATGATCGCCCTGATCGGCATGTCGCTGGGCCGCGATGTGAAGGCGCTGCGCTCATTGAGCTGGAAGATTGTCATCGTGGCTCTGATGACCTTCACCGCGAGCTTCCTCGCTGCGGCGATCATCGCGCAGGTTGCCTTCCAGTTCTAA
- a CDS encoding amidohydrolase family protein, which yields MYKKISARYVLGFDGTRHTLIEDGEVVFEGDSIVFVGRDYDGPVDEDHDYGQSLVMPGLIDLDALADIDHLILDSWPSPEVAAGHLWSDDYFANRRRDVFTPSERATVREFALAQLALHGITTYMPIASEIHSSWAEGLDELVGMAEISRQIGLRGYLGPAYRSGVHVTTAAGGREVHFDEARGLAGLRDAGRFLDYAAGLDDPLVTGVLLPCRIETLSEDLMRETARIARERDAIVRLHCLQSPLEDELLQRSAGRGVMELLESTGLFGARLLIPHGVVIDGTDPAASVPGGPLDVLARHGVSIVHCPLTSFRYQKQLVSFDRFRQAGINLCLGTDSFPPDLVRGMDVGMHLTRLVEGRPDAGSLADYFDAATLGGAQALGRADLGRLAPGMQADIAVVSLGHFGDGVVEDPLRTLVLNGTARQVTDTFVAGRPVVVGGTLPGIDLASLRDEGQRLFDRMRAAYSERDLRNREPDELFPPTYPRAEIRQPVAVPR from the coding sequence TTGTACAAGAAAATCTCGGCACGCTACGTTTTGGGTTTCGACGGAACACGGCACACGCTCATCGAGGACGGCGAAGTCGTCTTCGAGGGGGATTCCATCGTCTTCGTCGGGCGCGACTACGACGGCCCGGTCGACGAGGATCACGACTACGGCCAGAGCCTGGTGATGCCAGGCCTGATAGACCTGGACGCCCTCGCCGACATTGACCACCTCATCCTGGATTCGTGGCCTTCGCCCGAGGTCGCCGCCGGCCATCTCTGGTCGGACGACTACTTTGCCAACCGGCGCCGGGACGTGTTCACGCCGTCAGAGCGCGCCACGGTCCGCGAGTTCGCCCTGGCCCAGCTCGCCCTGCACGGCATCACGACCTACATGCCGATCGCCTCGGAGATCCACAGTTCCTGGGCTGAGGGCCTCGATGAGCTGGTGGGCATGGCGGAGATCAGCCGGCAGATCGGGCTGCGCGGTTACCTTGGGCCCGCCTACCGGTCCGGGGTCCATGTCACCACTGCCGCCGGCGGCCGGGAGGTCCACTTCGACGAGGCGCGGGGGCTTGCCGGCCTGCGCGACGCAGGGCGTTTCCTGGATTACGCCGCCGGCCTCGATGACCCGCTCGTCACCGGGGTCCTGCTGCCATGCCGCATCGAGACGCTGTCCGAGGACCTCATGCGGGAGACGGCGCGGATTGCCCGGGAGCGGGACGCGATTGTCCGGCTCCACTGCCTCCAGTCCCCGCTTGAGGATGAGCTCCTGCAGCGTTCCGCCGGACGCGGCGTCATGGAACTGCTCGAATCTACCGGCCTGTTCGGCGCGCGGCTGCTCATCCCCCATGGTGTGGTGATCGACGGGACGGACCCCGCCGCGTCAGTGCCGGGAGGCCCGCTTGACGTGCTGGCACGGCACGGCGTCAGCATTGTCCATTGCCCGCTGACGTCGTTCCGCTACCAGAAGCAGCTGGTTTCGTTCGACCGTTTCCGCCAGGCCGGCATCAACCTGTGCCTGGGTACTGACTCCTTCCCGCCGGACCTTGTCCGCGGCATGGATGTCGGCATGCACCTGACCCGGCTGGTGGAGGGGCGTCCTGATGCCGGAAGCCTGGCCGACTACTTCGACGCCGCGACCCTCGGCGGCGCGCAGGCTCTCGGGCGGGCGGACCTGGGACGGCTTGCCCCCGGCATGCAGGCCGACATCGCGGTGGTCTCCCTGGGCCACTTCGGCGACGGCGTGGTCGAGGACCCGCTGCGCACGCTGGTGCTCAACGGAACGGCGCGCCAGGTGACCGATACCTTCGTGGCAGGGCGCCCCGTCGTCGTCGGCGGTACCCTTCCCGGCATTGATCTCGCATCGCTGCGGGATGAAGGGCAGCGGCTCTTCGACCGGATGCGCGCTGCCTATTCGGAGCGGGACCTTCGAAACCGGGAGCCCGACGAGCTGTTCCCGCCCACCTACCCGCGCGCGGAAATCCGGCAGCCGGTCGCTGTTCCGCGCTGA